From Massilia sp. WG5, a single genomic window includes:
- a CDS encoding ATP-binding protein, whose product MDPVRNPFAPGAGSQPPELAGRETIIEDARIAIDRALLCRPSRPQMFLGLRGVGKTVLLNAVETMARERGHLTSIIEAPEDKPLGELLLPRVHQILRKLSLTDNAKAKVYDAMRALKSFASVFKFEYGDLSVAVDPEVGVADSGDLENDLPELFVRIGEAAKAAGKAWTLLIDEVQYLKQKDLAALIVSLHKINQAQLPVLFFGAGLPQVAALSGDAKSYAERLFLYPDVGALPEHDAKAAIRQPVNDEGALIDEEALKEIFQKTRGYPYFLQEWGHQSWNLASGNEITLEDAKKAEATTLKRLDEGFFKVRFDRLTPKEREYVVAMAKLGNGPYRSSDVADALGETAQSLGPRRSQIISKGMIYSPSHGDIAFTVPMFNDYLLRNLANLG is encoded by the coding sequence ATGGATCCCGTAAGAAATCCTTTTGCACCCGGAGCAGGTAGCCAGCCTCCCGAGCTGGCCGGGCGCGAAACCATCATCGAAGACGCGCGAATTGCCATCGATCGGGCTCTGCTATGCAGACCCAGCCGTCCTCAAATGTTCCTTGGCCTGCGAGGCGTAGGAAAGACAGTGCTTCTGAACGCAGTTGAGACTATGGCCAGGGAGCGCGGCCATTTGACCTCCATTATCGAAGCGCCAGAGGATAAACCGCTGGGGGAGCTGTTGCTGCCGCGAGTACACCAGATACTGCGCAAGCTCTCGCTTACGGACAACGCGAAAGCCAAAGTGTATGACGCGATGCGTGCGCTAAAGTCGTTTGCATCGGTCTTCAAGTTCGAATACGGGGATCTTTCCGTAGCGGTGGATCCTGAGGTCGGTGTAGCCGATAGCGGAGACCTTGAGAACGACCTTCCAGAACTGTTCGTTCGGATTGGCGAGGCCGCCAAAGCTGCTGGAAAAGCATGGACACTGCTGATTGATGAAGTTCAATACCTCAAGCAGAAGGATCTGGCGGCGCTGATCGTGTCGCTGCACAAAATAAATCAGGCCCAGTTGCCCGTGCTGTTTTTCGGGGCCGGCCTCCCGCAAGTTGCGGCGCTCTCAGGTGACGCGAAGTCATACGCAGAACGGCTATTTCTTTACCCGGACGTCGGTGCGCTGCCGGAACATGACGCAAAGGCTGCAATCCGTCAACCCGTCAATGATGAAGGCGCCCTCATTGATGAAGAAGCCCTGAAGGAAATCTTTCAGAAAACGCGCGGCTATCCGTATTTCTTGCAGGAATGGGGCCACCAGTCTTGGAATCTGGCGAGTGGGAACGAGATTACACTTGAGGACGCCAAGAAAGCGGAAGCAACCACACTGAAGCGTCTGGACGAAGGCTTCTTCAAGGTCCGATTTGATCGCCTAACACCGAAAGAACGTGAGTACGTGGTCGCGATGGCCAAACTAGGCAATGGTCCCTATCGCTCCTCGGACGTCGCTGATGCGCTCGGCGAGACCGCACAAAGCCTGGGGCCGCGGCGTTCGCAGATCATCAGCAAAGGTATGATCTACAGTCCATCGCATGGCGACATCGCATTTACTGTACCCATGTTCAACGACTACCTGCTTCGCAATTTGGCCAACCTCGGTTGA